The DNA segment AGTTTTTTGAAGCTTGCCTCCCCATTGAAGAGTTAGCGCAACGAGGAGAAGATACCATGCGCTACGGCCCCGTCAAGCCAGTGGGTTTGTCTGACAGCCGGACTGGGGAACGTCCCTATGCGGTGGTGCAGTTGCGACAAGAAGATAAAGCCGGTCAATTGTGGAATATGGTCGGTTTCCAAACTAATCTGCGTTGGGGTGAACAAAAGCGAGTATTTCAAATGATACCCGGTTTGGAAAAGGCGGAGTTTGTGCGGCTGGGAGTCATGCACCGCAACACCTTTATCAATGCACCCCAGTTAATGCTACCCACCCTACAATTTAAGCAACGTCCCACATTATTAGCGGCTGGACAATTAATTGGTACAGAAGGCTACACAGCAGCAGCCGCAGGTGGTTGGTTAGCGGGAACCAATGCTGCAAGGTTGGCTTTGGGTAAAGAACCCTTGGCATTACCACCAACGACAATGTTAGGCGCATTATTAGAATTTATCAGTTCTGCCTCGCCTAAACACTTCCAACCAATGCCCCCTAACTTTGGCATTCTGCCAGATTTGGGCATGAAAATCAAAAGTAAACCAGAGCGTTATGGACGTTACCGCGATCGCTCCTTAGCAGATTTAAGCAGTTGGAAAGTCAATCTCACTTAAAATTATGAGTGCTGAGTAAATGTTTCTTTCTCTACCCCACTCTCTAATCCTGATAGGTGTAGGTTTTTTACATCTCACTATCAAAATACGGATTTATGGGTGTAGGAAGAGATTGATAAAAATATTATTCTTGCGTTAGTGTGAGAGTCGTCACTCATCACTTGATTAAAAACCTACACCTGTGAAACTCTCTAATCCCCCAAAAAAAACAAAATTAGGAATGCAGCGCATACCTAATTCTAGAGATTAAGTTATAAGCAATATTTAACCGAATCTGCCGCTAACGTAGTCTCTGGTATCTTCCTGCTTGGGATTATTGAAAATTGATTCTGTGGCATCGTATTCTACTAGATAGCCAATACGACCACCTGTTTCTGTAGGCCGGACGTTGAAAAACGCTGTCCTGTCAGAGACACGGGCAGCTTGCTGCATATTATGGGTGACGATAACAATAGTGTATTGCTCTTTCAGTTCGTGGATCAGTTCTTCTACACGTAAAGTAGAGATGGGATCTAAGGCAGAGCAAGGTTCATCCATGAGTATAATTTCTGGTTGAACAGCGATCGCTCGCGCGATACATAACCTTTGTTGTTGTCCACCAGATAAAGATGCACCACTTTGACGCAGTTTATCTTTAACTTCATCCCACAACGCTGCTTTACGTAAGCTTCGTTCAACCAACTCATCCATATTACCTTTGTAGCCGTTGATTTTAGCTCCAAAGGCAATGTTGTCGTAAATTGACTTAGGAAAGGGGTTTGGTCTTTGAAATACCATCCCAATCCGACGACGTACTTCTACAGGGTCAATGTCTTGTGCATACAAGTTTTTGCTGTAGTAGAAAATCTTACCTTCTGCTCGAAATGACTCAATCAAGTCATTGAGACGATTGTAGCAGCGCAACAGAGTACTTTTGCCACAACCAGAAGGGCCGATAAAGGCTGTCACCTTATTTTTGGGGATATCTAACCAAATGTTTTGTAAAGCCAGAAACTTGCCG comes from the Nostoc sp. PCC 7120 = FACHB-418 genome and includes:
- the pstB gene encoding phosphate ABC transporter ATP-binding protein PstB; this encodes MATNTSTLNSTETVLRTENLNVYYGKFLALQNIWLDIPKNKVTAFIGPSGCGKSTLLRCYNRLNDLIESFRAEGKIFYYSKNLYAQDIDPVEVRRRIGMVFQRPNPFPKSIYDNIAFGAKINGYKGNMDELVERSLRKAALWDEVKDKLRQSGASLSGGQQQRLCIARAIAVQPEIILMDEPCSALDPISTLRVEELIHELKEQYTIVIVTHNMQQAARVSDRTAFFNVRPTETGGRIGYLVEYDATESIFNNPKQEDTRDYVSGRFG